In Staphylococcus lloydii, the following proteins share a genomic window:
- a CDS encoding metal ABC transporter permease, whose translation MTEFFQHLISYQFLNRALIIAIVVGIVCGTVGSLIVLRGLALMSDAMSHAVLPGVALSFVFGIPLYIGALITGMIASVLIGFITTGSKTKPDAAIGISFTAFLSSGIIIISLIHSTTDLYHILFGNILSITSSSFWTTIVVSVVVVLLIIIFFRPLMISTFDDTFSKMSGLNTTLIHYFVMLMLSMVTIASIQTVGIILVVALLITPASAAYLLAKSLPSMMVIASTIGVISSITGMYFSYIYNIPSGATIVLCAFILYIFIFSFVKIRNKKGLAT comes from the coding sequence ATGACAGAATTTTTCCAACACTTAATTAGTTATCAATTCTTAAATCGTGCACTGATTATTGCCATTGTAGTAGGTATTGTTTGCGGAACAGTAGGTAGCTTAATTGTATTAAGAGGTTTAGCACTAATGAGTGACGCCATGAGTCATGCCGTTTTGCCAGGTGTGGCATTATCATTTGTTTTTGGCATCCCTCTTTATATAGGCGCTTTAATCACTGGCATGATAGCAAGTGTCCTTATTGGTTTTATTACTACAGGTAGTAAAACTAAACCTGATGCAGCGATAGGAATAAGTTTCACTGCATTTCTGTCATCAGGTATCATCATTATCAGTCTTATACATAGTACAACCGATTTATACCATATACTATTCGGTAATATACTATCTATTACATCATCGTCATTTTGGACGACCATTGTGGTTAGTGTTGTAGTTGTGTTACTAATCATTATTTTCTTTAGACCTCTAATGATTTCAACATTTGATGATACTTTCAGTAAGATGAGTGGTCTCAACACCACTTTAATTCATTATTTTGTAATGCTTATGCTTTCAATGGTAACTATAGCAAGCATACAAACTGTAGGCATTATTTTAGTTGTAGCGTTATTAATTACACCCGCGAGTGCTGCATATTTACTCGCAAAAAGCTTACCTTCAATGATGGTAATTGCTAGTACTATCGGTGTCATTAGTTCAATAACAGGCATGTATTTCAGTTATATATATAATATACCAAGCGGCGCTACAATCGTACTATGTGCCTTCATCCTCTATATCTTTATATTTAGTTTTGTAAAAATACGAAATAAGAAAGGACTTGCAACATGA
- the tarA gene encoding N-acetylglucosaminyldiphosphoundecaprenol N-acetyl-beta-D-mannosaminyltransferase TarA, with product MVENKHNQKINVLSVYFDNVTLVDMRLNVKNYFEQQQQQSLFIVTANPEIVDYASNNKGYRDLINSADYVIADGTGVVKASRLLKTPLSERVPGIELMEECLKLAHTNKQRVFLLGSKDEVVSQARNNLSAKYPNITFAHHHGYIDLDDNNVLASIKDFDPDYVFVAMGYPKQEQWINKYGNQFKHTVLMGVGGSLEVFGGVKKRAPKLIRKLNLEWVYRVVIDWKRLGRTKSIPIFLYKVWKQMRSK from the coding sequence ATGGTGGAAAACAAACATAATCAAAAAATTAATGTCTTATCTGTCTATTTTGACAATGTCACACTAGTGGATATGAGACTCAATGTAAAAAATTATTTTGAACAGCAACAGCAGCAAAGTTTATTTATCGTAACTGCGAATCCTGAAATCGTTGATTATGCATCAAATAATAAAGGGTATCGTGATCTAATTAATAGCGCAGATTATGTTATTGCAGACGGAACAGGCGTAGTTAAAGCCTCTAGACTGCTAAAGACACCATTAAGTGAGCGAGTTCCAGGCATAGAGTTGATGGAAGAATGTTTAAAACTTGCTCATACAAATAAACAACGTGTGTTTCTATTAGGTTCAAAAGATGAAGTCGTGTCGCAAGCACGTAACAACCTAAGTGCTAAGTATCCTAATATTACATTTGCGCATCACCACGGCTATATTGATTTAGATGATAATAATGTATTAGCCTCAATAAAAGACTTCGATCCAGACTATGTCTTTGTAGCGATGGGATATCCTAAACAAGAGCAATGGATTAACAAGTATGGCAACCAATTTAAACATACTGTCCTAATGGGAGTAGGTGGCTCATTAGAAGTATTCGGCGGAGTCAAAAAAAGAGCGCCTAAATTAATACGTAAATTAAATTTAGAATGGGTTTATCGTGTCGTCATCGATTGGAAACGACTGGGTAGAACTAAAAGTATTCCAATATTTTTATACAAAGTGTGGAAACAAATGAGATCAAAATAA
- a CDS encoding M50 family metallopeptidase has product MEKINAFLSSTIQLHIIWVILIGFLYVIIHQYRHKPINRILDIYFNYIPVLTHEFGHIIFNKISGGKAKDFVIVASPTERMHTSQQGYAITQSKGRLGQVITTFGGYVMPPAMLYLGFLAIQWQYPSLFITLYLLIFCYFVVLTSRKLLPIIIVIVLGTLLYFLITSDNQLIMMYIIASCYHFILGVLFGEVLQSSWTIFKLTFSKQLTEWDGSALKELTNIPTLFFSLLWIIINLFTLYKLANIFI; this is encoded by the coding sequence ATGGAGAAAATAAATGCATTTTTAAGTTCAACAATACAATTACATATAATATGGGTTATTCTTATTGGTTTCCTATATGTCATTATTCATCAATATAGACATAAACCTATCAATCGAATATTAGATATATATTTTAATTATATCCCTGTTTTAACACATGAATTTGGTCATATTATATTTAACAAAATCAGTGGCGGTAAGGCGAAAGATTTTGTCATCGTTGCTTCGCCTACAGAACGCATGCACACATCACAACAAGGCTATGCAATAACACAATCAAAAGGACGATTAGGACAAGTTATTACGACTTTCGGGGGCTATGTGATGCCACCTGCTATGTTGTACCTAGGCTTTTTAGCAATTCAGTGGCAATACCCTAGTCTGTTTATAACTTTATATCTATTAATATTTTGTTACTTTGTGGTACTCACATCACGTAAACTATTGCCTATTATTATTGTTATCGTTTTAGGTACGCTATTATATTTTTTAATTACTAGCGACAATCAACTGATAATGATGTATATCATTGCAAGTTGCTACCATTTCATCTTAGGTGTTTTATTCGGTGAAGTCTTACAATCTTCATGGACCATTTTCAAACTAACATTTAGTAAACAACTAACTGAATGGGATGGCTCGGCATTAAAAGAACTGACAAATATTCCGACGCTATTTTTTAGTCTATTATGGATTATTATCAACCTATTCACTTTATATAAATTAGCAAATATTTTTATTTAA
- the mnhE2 gene encoding Na+/H+ antiporter Mnh2 subunit E, with translation MRQVVLNVIIAFLWVLFQDEEAFKVTTFFSGYLIGLIVIYILHRFFGQEFYLKKVWVAIKFLAVYLYQLITSSMTTINYILFKTQDMNPGLVTYETKLTSDWSVSFLTILIIITPGSTVIRISKEKKKFFIHAIDISEKERQKLLKSIRQYEGLILEVAE, from the coding sequence ATGAGACAAGTAGTTTTGAACGTCATCATTGCCTTTTTATGGGTGCTTTTTCAAGACGAAGAAGCGTTTAAAGTGACAACTTTCTTCTCCGGATATTTAATTGGGTTGATTGTCATTTATATATTACATCGCTTTTTTGGACAAGAATTTTATCTAAAAAAGGTTTGGGTAGCTATAAAGTTTTTAGCAGTTTATTTATATCAATTAATTACCTCAAGCATGACTACTATTAACTATATTTTATTTAAAACCCAAGATATGAATCCTGGATTAGTAACTTATGAAACGAAACTCACTAGTGATTGGAGCGTTTCATTTTTAACGATATTAATCATTATTACGCCAGGTTCTACTGTGATTCGTATCTCAAAAGAAAAAAAGAAATTCTTTATACATGCTATAGATATTTCGGAAAAAGAGCGACAAAAGTTATTAAAGAGTATTAGACAATACGAAGGACTTATATTGGAGGTGGCAGAATGA
- a CDS encoding Na+/H+ antiporter subunit G: protein MPTISEIVNLIAAIMLFLGSIIALISAIGLIKFQDVFLRSHAATKSSTLSVLLTLVGVIVYFVSAQGYISVRLILALVFINLTSPVGGHLISRAAYRTGAYMYRKNDNVGNTNILLSANERSSFEQLKERAQKREQLRQQRYKEENDY, encoded by the coding sequence ATGCCAACAATAAGCGAAATCGTTAACCTCATCGCCGCAATCATGCTGTTTTTAGGGAGTATCATAGCACTCATTAGTGCCATAGGTTTAATTAAATTCCAAGATGTCTTTTTACGAAGTCATGCTGCAACGAAAAGTTCTACGTTATCTGTGCTGTTAACATTAGTTGGTGTAATCGTGTATTTTGTTTCTGCGCAAGGCTATATAAGTGTACGTTTAATTCTAGCTTTAGTATTTATTAATTTAACTTCTCCAGTAGGTGGACACTTAATATCAAGAGCAGCATATCGTACAGGTGCATATATGTATCGTAAAAATGACAATGTTGGCAACACAAATATCTTATTAAGTGCGAATGAAAGAAGTAGTTTCGAACAATTGAAAGAACGTGCTCAAAAGCGAGAACAATTACGTCAACAGCGTTATAAAGAAGAAAATGATTATTAA
- the mnhC2 gene encoding Na+/H+ antiporter Mnh2 subunit C produces the protein MNLILLLVIGFLIFIGTYMILSINLIRIVIGISIYTHAGNLIIMSMGDYGKDKAEPLIGAGNNNFVDPLLQAIVLTAIVIGFAMTAFLLVLVYRTYRVTKEDEIDVLRGEEDNDE, from the coding sequence ATGAACTTAATATTATTATTAGTTATCGGTTTCTTAATATTTATTGGTACTTATATGATTCTTTCAATTAATTTAATACGTATCGTGATTGGTATTTCTATATACACACATGCTGGGAATTTAATTATTATGAGCATGGGTGATTACGGTAAGGATAAGGCAGAACCTTTAATTGGTGCAGGCAATAACAATTTTGTTGATCCACTGCTACAGGCAATCGTGTTGACTGCTATTGTAATTGGCTTTGCAATGACAGCTTTCTTACTGGTATTAGTTTATAGAACATACCGCGTAACGAAAGAAGATGAAATTGACGTGTTACGTGGGGAGGAGGATAACGATGAGTAA
- the mnhD2 gene encoding Na+/H+ antiporter Mnh2 subunit D has translation MSNLLILPFILPALCAFILVFIRERSLLSRIFAIGTMAVSTIIALGLLIYVLNHKPITLDFGGWKAPYGIQFVGDSLSLLMVTTSSFVVTLIISYGFGRAEKRAIRFYLPSFILFLTVGVIGSFLTADLFNLYVMFEVMLLASFVLITLGQSVEQLRAAIIFVVLNIIGSWLLLLGIGLLYKLTGTLNFAQVAQRLKELDNHNAIVIVSMVFLIAFGSKAALVLFMWLPKAYAVLNTELAALFAALMTKVGAYALIRFFTLMFNGHDHITHALLVFLACITMLIGAFGVIAYKDIKKIAAYQVILSIGFIILGLGSHTFAGVNGAIFYLVNDIVVKTLLFFVIGSLVYITGCRQYNYLQGLAKREPVLGIALVVTTLAIGGVPPFSGFPGKLLIFQGAIENGNYIGLTLMVITSVIAMFSLFRIYFTMYLGSATTGKELNYNKIPRYRSTLIGVLVVVVIIIGLAAPMILKVTNNATHLNMDEGKYEQQVNPHLLKEEK, from the coding sequence ATGAGTAATTTATTAATTTTACCTTTTATTCTCCCTGCATTATGTGCATTTATTTTAGTCTTTATTCGTGAACGCAGCTTATTATCTCGTATATTTGCAATTGGGACGATGGCAGTCTCTACAATCATTGCTTTAGGGTTGTTAATTTATGTATTAAATCATAAACCAATCACGCTTGATTTTGGTGGTTGGAAGGCACCTTATGGTATTCAATTTGTAGGTGACTCTTTAAGTTTACTAATGGTGACTACGTCTAGTTTTGTTGTAACTTTAATTATTTCTTATGGCTTTGGCCGTGCAGAAAAAAGGGCAATTCGCTTCTATCTACCAAGTTTTATACTTTTCTTAACAGTCGGCGTAATTGGCTCATTTCTAACTGCAGATTTATTCAATTTATACGTCATGTTTGAAGTTATGTTGCTCGCTTCATTCGTGCTAATTACATTAGGTCAATCGGTTGAACAATTACGTGCTGCAATCATATTTGTCGTATTGAATATTATCGGTTCGTGGTTGTTGCTACTTGGTATAGGTCTATTGTATAAGTTGACTGGAACGTTAAACTTTGCGCAAGTGGCTCAAAGATTAAAAGAATTAGACAACCATAATGCTATCGTTATTGTGTCTATGGTATTTTTAATTGCATTTGGTTCTAAAGCGGCATTGGTATTGTTCATGTGGCTGCCAAAAGCCTATGCTGTATTAAATACAGAACTTGCCGCATTATTTGCCGCGTTGATGACTAAAGTGGGTGCTTATGCACTGATACGTTTCTTTACGTTAATGTTTAATGGACATGATCATATTACACATGCACTGCTCGTATTTTTAGCTTGTATAACAATGCTCATTGGTGCATTTGGTGTAATTGCTTATAAAGATATTAAGAAGATTGCAGCGTACCAAGTTATTTTATCAATCGGATTTATAATTTTAGGATTAGGTTCACATACGTTTGCTGGCGTTAATGGTGCAATATTCTATTTAGTTAACGATATTGTCGTCAAAACCTTACTTTTCTTTGTTATTGGTAGTCTTGTGTATATAACAGGATGCCGACAATATAATTATTTACAAGGTTTAGCTAAACGTGAGCCCGTGCTAGGTATCGCGTTAGTAGTGACAACACTTGCTATCGGTGGTGTGCCACCATTTAGTGGATTTCCTGGGAAATTATTAATATTCCAAGGCGCTATAGAAAACGGCAATTATATAGGTTTAACATTGATGGTTATCACGAGTGTTATAGCGATGTTTAGCTTATTTAGAATTTATTTCACTATGTACTTGGGTAGTGCTACAACGGGGAAAGAACTAAACTATAATAAAATACCGCGTTACCGTTCTACGTTAATCGGCGTCTTAGTTGTTGTAGTTATTATTATCGGTTTAGCTGCACCAATGATATTGAAAGTGACAAATAATGCCACGCATCTCAATATGGATGAAGGTAAATACGAGCAACAAGTAAATCCACATTTATTGAAGGAGGAGAAATAA
- the mnhB2 gene encoding Na+/H+ antiporter Mnh2 subunit B — translation MKENDVVLRTITKIVVFILLTFGFYLFLAGHNNPGGGFIGGLVFSSAFLLMFLAFDVKEVLVSVPVDFKILIVLGSLVSMATAILPMFFGKPFLYQTDAHVHLPLLGDMHLTTVTLFELGVVLTVVGVIVTVMLSISGGRS, via the coding sequence ATGAAAGAGAATGATGTTGTACTGCGTACCATAACAAAGATTGTCGTGTTTATATTATTAACATTTGGCTTTTATTTGTTTTTAGCAGGACATAACAATCCAGGTGGCGGTTTCATAGGCGGATTAGTTTTTAGCTCAGCATTCTTGTTGATGTTTTTAGCCTTCGATGTGAAAGAAGTTTTAGTATCTGTACCAGTAGACTTTAAAATCTTAATCGTATTAGGTTCATTAGTGTCCATGGCTACAGCCATCTTACCAATGTTTTTCGGTAAACCATTCCTCTATCAAACTGATGCGCATGTACACTTGCCATTGTTAGGCGACATGCATTTAACGACAGTGACATTATTTGAGTTAGGTGTCGTATTAACTGTTGTGGGTGTTATTGTAACAGTTATGTTGTCGATAAGTGGTGGTCGCTCATGA
- a CDS encoding metal ABC transporter ATP-binding protein, with protein sequence MLEINNLNLHIDNKHVLEDINLSIPVTGEIIGIMGPNGAGKSSLLKSLIGEFKATGDKLLLHKPLTSSFKHITYIPQKANIDLDFPISVADVVISGAYKNIGWFKMVDKKSKKRLNQLFDMLELQDLRSRQISQLSGGQLQRVLVARALMNDSELYLLDEPFVGIDFHSEQLIIKLINQLKANNKLILIVHHDLSKASEYFDRIILLNRNIRYFGPSHIAMQPDNLNNAFLNHQTKVTSKHMKTEVVT encoded by the coding sequence ATGTTAGAAATAAACAACTTAAACCTACATATTGACAATAAACATGTTCTAGAGGACATCAATTTGTCGATCCCTGTTACTGGAGAAATAATAGGCATAATGGGGCCGAATGGTGCAGGTAAAAGTTCGTTACTAAAATCTCTTATCGGCGAATTTAAAGCTACAGGAGATAAATTATTATTACATAAACCACTTACCTCATCTTTCAAACACATCACTTACATACCCCAAAAAGCTAATATTGATCTAGATTTTCCTATCAGTGTAGCAGATGTCGTCATTTCTGGCGCTTATAAAAATATAGGCTGGTTTAAAATGGTAGATAAAAAGAGCAAGAAGCGATTAAATCAACTGTTCGACATGTTAGAGTTGCAAGATTTAAGATCACGCCAAATTTCACAGTTAAGTGGTGGTCAATTGCAACGTGTTTTGGTTGCTCGTGCTTTAATGAATGATAGCGAACTTTATTTATTAGATGAACCTTTCGTTGGTATAGATTTTCATAGTGAGCAACTCATCATAAAGCTTATAAACCAATTAAAAGCTAACAATAAACTTATTTTGATTGTTCATCATGATTTGTCCAAAGCCAGTGAGTATTTCGATCGTATCATCTTACTTAACCGTAATATTCGCTATTTTGGCCCTAGTCACATTGCGATGCAACCTGATAATTTAAATAATGCGTTTTTAAATCATCAAACTAAAGTTACTTCAAAGCATATGAAGACTGAGGTGGTTACATGA
- a CDS encoding cation:proton antiporter: MEIFETLLIFIAVVILSSFVHTFLPKVPLAFIQIILGMLLYVTPVPVQFQFDSELFMVALIAPLLFVEGVQVSRVHLRRYIKPVLMMALGLVVTTVIVVGLFVHWIWPELPMAAAFALAAILCPTDAVAVQAITKGKILPKGSMTILEGESLLNDAAGIISFKIAVAALITGTFSVVSAVEQFLISSIGGFIVGLIIGVAFVRMRVTLTRRGIENVNMFTFIQLITPFITYLVAEMFHASGIIAAVVAGLVHGFERDRIAQARTRLQMSYNHTWNILGYVLNGFVFSILGYLIPEVVGRIIKNEPHNLAFLIVVTFLVALAIYLFRFLWVLVLYPYFYLPISPFQKMITHNEEDSMTSEVPPKRGTYAFIMSICGVHGTISLAIALTLPYMLANHHSFSFRDDLLFIASGMVIISLIVAQFIVPLVTPAAAKPKQKGMNYKQARIYILEKVIDSLNQMSTIESSFRYGSVIKDYHDKLAFLKSVENEDEDAKELQRLQKIAFDAENNTLNSLVENGDITTSVLDNYMRYAERTQIYKQASLIQRLKVEFRAFILKRRIKTRMKTNAASSLSIVDNLVEISNVMRTVHYRVVSRLSKETTEENKLEVGMICDGYLLRIENLAPKNFFDQKNETSITKVKLTALKEQRRLLNQLVDDEDISEATALKIRESINYDEMVLVDSLT, from the coding sequence ATGGAGATATTTGAAACATTATTAATTTTTATAGCAGTCGTTATATTAAGTTCATTTGTACATACATTTTTGCCTAAAGTGCCATTGGCCTTTATTCAAATAATTTTAGGTATGTTACTTTATGTGACGCCTGTTCCTGTACAGTTTCAATTTGATAGTGAATTATTTATGGTAGCATTAATCGCGCCATTGCTATTCGTTGAGGGTGTACAAGTATCTCGAGTGCATTTAAGACGTTATATCAAACCTGTCTTAATGATGGCACTAGGCCTAGTTGTCACGACGGTTATTGTTGTTGGATTATTTGTACATTGGATTTGGCCTGAATTACCTATGGCGGCAGCCTTTGCTCTAGCTGCAATTTTATGTCCAACTGATGCCGTAGCCGTACAAGCAATAACAAAAGGTAAAATTTTACCAAAAGGATCTATGACTATTTTAGAGGGTGAATCATTACTTAATGATGCCGCTGGTATCATATCTTTTAAAATAGCCGTAGCTGCTTTAATTACTGGTACATTTTCTGTAGTAAGTGCAGTCGAACAATTTTTAATTTCGTCCATTGGCGGATTTATTGTTGGACTGATTATCGGGGTAGCTTTCGTTAGAATGAGAGTGACGTTAACACGAAGAGGAATAGAAAATGTAAACATGTTTACATTTATTCAGTTGATTACACCATTTATAACTTATTTAGTTGCAGAAATGTTCCATGCTTCTGGTATTATAGCTGCAGTAGTAGCAGGGCTAGTACATGGATTTGAACGTGACCGTATCGCACAAGCACGTACAAGACTACAAATGAGTTATAACCACACATGGAATATATTAGGTTATGTATTAAATGGTTTTGTTTTCTCTATTTTAGGTTATTTAATCCCGGAAGTTGTCGGGCGCATTATTAAAAATGAACCACATAATCTGGCCTTTTTAATTGTAGTAACATTTTTAGTTGCACTAGCAATTTATTTATTTAGATTTTTATGGGTCCTTGTACTTTATCCTTATTTTTACTTACCAATCAGTCCCTTCCAAAAAATGATTACACATAATGAAGAGGACTCAATGACCTCAGAAGTACCTCCTAAGAGAGGGACTTACGCATTTATTATGTCAATTTGTGGTGTGCATGGGACCATCTCATTAGCCATCGCATTGACGTTGCCATACATGTTAGCAAACCACCATTCATTTTCATTCAGAGATGATTTATTATTTATCGCCTCAGGCATGGTTATTATTAGTTTAATAGTTGCGCAATTTATTGTGCCGCTCGTAACACCGGCAGCAGCTAAACCAAAACAAAAAGGCATGAATTATAAACAAGCACGTATTTATATTTTAGAAAAAGTGATAGATAGTTTAAATCAAATGTCGACGATTGAATCGAGCTTCAGATATGGCAGTGTAATCAAAGATTATCACGACAAGTTGGCATTCTTAAAATCTGTAGAAAATGAAGATGAAGATGCGAAAGAATTACAAAGACTGCAAAAAATCGCCTTTGACGCTGAGAATAACACGCTTAATAGTTTAGTTGAAAACGGCGATATTACAACGAGTGTGTTAGATAACTATATGCGGTACGCTGAACGTACACAAATCTATAAGCAAGCATCGCTTATTCAACGTTTAAAAGTAGAATTTCGTGCATTTATTTTAAAAAGACGAATTAAAACACGTATGAAAACAAATGCAGCTTCTTCATTATCTATTGTCGATAACCTTGTCGAAATTTCAAATGTAATGAGAACTGTGCATTATCGTGTCGTAAGCAGATTGAGTAAAGAAACAACGGAAGAAAATAAACTAGAAGTAGGTATGATTTGTGATGGTTACTTACTAAGAATTGAAAACTTAGCACCAAAAAACTTCTTTGATCAGAAGAATGAAACGTCAATTACTAAAGTGAAATTAACGGCGCTTAAAGAGCAAAGAAGATTATTAAATCAATTAGTAGATGATGAAGATATTAGTGAAGCGACAGCATTAAAAATCAGAGAATCAATCAATTACGACGAAATGGTACTCGTTGATAGTTTAACTTAA
- the mntC gene encoding manganese ABC transporter substrate-binding lipoprotein MntC, translated as MKKLLPILMLCILFLAACGNDKKSSSATKSDDKLKVVATNSIIYDMAKNVAGDKIELHSIVPIGQDPHEYEVKPKDIKALTDADVVLYNGLNLESGNGWFEKALKQAGKSMKDDDVVAVSKKVDPIYLEGAKGDKDKLDPHAWLSLDNGIKYTETIKETLLNKTKNHKDDIEKMGDEYLTQLKDLNEESNGKFKDIPKKERTIVTSEGAFKYFARQYEIKPGYIWEINTEKQGTPEQMKEAIKFVKDNNVKHLLVETSVDRKIMESLSEETKKDIYGEIFTDSIGKPGSKGDSYYKMMKYNIDTIHGSMQ; from the coding sequence ATGAAAAAATTACTTCCTATATTAATGCTGTGCATCTTATTTTTAGCTGCTTGCGGCAATGACAAAAAATCATCATCAGCTACTAAGAGCGACGACAAATTAAAAGTAGTTGCAACAAACTCAATTATTTATGATATGGCCAAAAATGTAGCGGGAGATAAAATCGAATTACATAGTATCGTACCCATTGGTCAAGATCCACATGAATATGAAGTTAAACCTAAAGACATCAAGGCACTTACGGATGCTGACGTCGTTCTATATAATGGTTTGAACTTAGAATCCGGTAATGGATGGTTTGAAAAAGCTTTAAAACAAGCCGGAAAATCTATGAAGGATGACGATGTAGTTGCAGTATCCAAAAAAGTAGACCCTATCTATCTTGAAGGTGCTAAAGGTGATAAAGACAAATTAGATCCACATGCTTGGTTGAGTTTAGACAATGGCATTAAGTATACAGAAACTATCAAAGAAACATTGTTAAACAAAACAAAAAATCATAAAGATGATATTGAAAAAATGGGTGACGAATACTTAACTCAACTTAAAGATTTAAATGAAGAAAGTAATGGTAAATTTAAAGACATACCTAAAAAAGAACGTACAATAGTTACGAGTGAAGGTGCATTTAAATATTTTGCTCGACAATACGAAATTAAACCTGGATATATTTGGGAAATCAACACTGAAAAGCAAGGTACACCTGAACAAATGAAAGAAGCAATCAAATTTGTTAAAGACAATAATGTTAAACATTTACTAGTTGAAACAAGTGTTGATCGTAAAATCATGGAAAGTTTGAGCGAAGAAACTAAAAAAGATATTTACGGTGAAATTTTCACTGATTCAATTGGTAAACCAGGTAGTAAAGGTGATTCCTACTACAAAATGATGAAATATAATATCGACACAATTCACGGCAGTATGCAATAA
- the mnhF2 gene encoding Na+/H+ antiporter Mnh2 subunit F, producing MIASLTNFFITSSIIVFGVALLFSLFRLIKGPTTADRVVAFDASSAILMSIVGVMSVVYDTFSFLDSILLIAIISFVSSVSISRFIEGGHVFNANNKRNR from the coding sequence ATGATAGCATCATTAACAAACTTTTTTATTACTAGTTCAATCATAGTATTTGGTGTAGCGTTATTGTTTAGTTTGTTTAGACTTATAAAAGGGCCGACAACGGCAGATAGAGTAGTAGCATTCGATGCCTCAAGTGCGATATTGATGTCTATCGTTGGTGTTATGAGCGTTGTATATGACACCTTTTCATTCCTAGATTCTATTCTATTAATTGCCATCATCTCCTTTGTTAGTTCAGTATCTATTTCACGTTTTATTGAAGGGGGGCACGTTTTCAATGCCAACAATAAGCGAAATCGTTAA
- a CDS encoding metal-dependent transcriptional regulator, giving the protein MLTEEKEDYLKAILTHEGDATFVSNKKLSQYLNIKPPSVSEMINRLEKSNYVETKPYKGVMLSEEGLSYTLDIIKRHRLIELFLIQILEYNWEEVHQEAEVLEHRVSHLFVERLDKLLNYPTTCPHGGIIPRDNQYKEIYTDNLLSFEAGDIVNIKRVRDRTELLIYLSSKEISIGDEVEIINKDETNKVVMVQKDGNITILSYDNAEHIYAEK; this is encoded by the coding sequence ATGCTGACAGAAGAAAAAGAGGACTATTTGAAGGCGATATTGACACATGAAGGCGACGCAACATTCGTTTCAAATAAAAAATTATCTCAATATCTTAATATAAAGCCACCTTCAGTTAGTGAAATGATAAATAGATTAGAGAAATCAAACTACGTTGAAACAAAACCTTATAAAGGTGTTATGTTATCTGAAGAAGGTTTGTCATACACGTTAGATATTATTAAACGTCATCGTTTAATAGAATTATTTTTAATACAAATATTAGAATACAATTGGGAAGAAGTGCATCAAGAAGCTGAAGTGTTAGAACACCGTGTGTCACATTTATTCGTTGAACGACTAGATAAATTGTTGAACTACCCAACGACTTGTCCTCATGGCGGAATTATTCCAAGAGACAATCAGTATAAGGAAATCTATACTGATAATTTGTTATCTTTTGAAGCGGGGGATATCGTAAATATTAAAAGAGTAAGAGATCGAACGGAATTACTTATCTATCTTTCAAGTAAAGAAATTTCAATTGGTGATGAAGTTGAAATTATTAATAAAGATGAAACCAATAAGGTAGTTATGGTTCAGAAAGATGGTAATATTACAATTTTGAGTTATGATAATGCAGAACATATTTATGCTGAAAAATAA